The following proteins come from a genomic window of Salminus brasiliensis chromosome 15, fSalBra1.hap2, whole genome shotgun sequence:
- the LOC140535702 gene encoding uncharacterized protein: MHQDTSSNSIIKFADDTTVLGLISKGDESAYREEVQQLTDWCTVNNLHWNVEKTKEMVVDFRKTRHDHSPLSINGSSVEIVKSTKFLGVHLAENLTWSLNTSSTAKKAQQRLYFLRKLRKARLPPPILTLFYRGTIESILSSCITAWFGTCTASDRKTLQRIVRTAERIIGVSLPSVMDIYTTRCIRKATSIVDDSTHPSHRLFSLLPSGRRYRSIRSNTTRLCNSFFPQAIRLLNTTQL, from the exons ATGCACCAAGACACAag ttctaacagcatcataaagttcgccgatgatacaactgtgctgggtctcatcagtaAAGGCGatgagtcagcatacagagaggaggtgcagcagctgacagactggtgtacagtcaacaaccttcactggaatgtagagaagaccaaggaaatggttgttgacttcaggaaaacaagacacgaccactctccgctcagcatcaacggctcctctgtggagatcgttaagagcaccaagttccttggtgtccacctagcggagaacctcacctggtccctgaacaccagctctacagccaagaaagcccaacagcgtctctacttcctccggaagctgagaaaggcccgtctccctccacccatcctcaccctcttctataggggaaccatagagagcatcctgagcagctgcatcactgcctggtttgggacctgcacagcctctgaccgtaagaccctccaacgcattgtgaggacagctgagaggatcatcggagtctctctcccctccgtcatggacatttacaccacccgctgcatccgcaaagcaaccagcattgtggatgactccacccacccttcacacagactgttctccctcctgccatcaggaagaaggtaccgcagcatccggtccaacacgaccagactctgcaacagcttcttcccccaagccatcagactcctcaacacaactcaactctga
- the LOC140535592 gene encoding polymeric immunoglobulin receptor-like yields the protein MILLIFTFYLISGPVGCFDVIGYPGGSVTIFCEHQQYGQSENYFCKETPKQCFYVKIKKFWVHKDRVSLLDYPDALTVIYKQLSSADTGSYQCGETGVWSHTVKLSVKRDPCCSGSKTVTGYLGENVTISISYPEEFKGNTKFLEKLNGQSFTAVANTKESPKDRFSISDDKISKTLSVRIRDVSEDDGGVYFCGVGVGRESVSYNTVFTEIQLQVKAPGSSVVGITVGVCVVLVLLIGGLTLIFYRLRCTKTQGSTSPPNMTTMGNVNEVSHSEKIRDTTLNSDPRATSNSSTDPPVQNRCSVQQLPTLTPEGLVYATVSFQENPGSSTNARVNISKEEPDTEYATVNVQ from the exons ATGATCCTCCTTATCTTCACCTTCTACCTGATCTCAG GTCCAGTAGGCTGTTTTGATGTGATTGGTTACCCAGGAGGCAGTGTCACAATCTTCTGTGAACATCAACAGTATGGACAATCTGAAAACTACTTTTGTAAAGAGACACCAAAGCAGTGTTTCtatgtaaaaataaagaaattctgGGTTCATAAAGACAGAGTTTCTCTACTGGACTATCCTGATGCTCTTACAGTGATCTACAAACAGCTGAGCTCAGCAGATACCGGATCATATCAGTGTGGAGAGACTGGAGTGTGGAGTCACACTGTGAAGCTAAGTGTTAAAAGAG ATCCATGCTGTTCAGGGTCAAAGACTGTGACTGGTTATCTGGGAGAGAACGTCACCATCAGCATTTCCTATCCAGAGGAGTTTAAGGGAAACACCAAGTTTTTAGAAAAACTGAATGGTCAATCTTTCACTGCAGTGGCCAATACCAAAGAGTCTCCAAAAGACAGATTCTCCATCTCTGATGATAAAATATCTAAAACTCTCAGTGTGAGGATCCGTGATGTGAGTGAAGATGATGGAGGAGTTTATTTCTGTGGAGTGGGTGTTGGAAGAGAGTCAGTGAGTTACAACACTGTATTCACTGAGATTCAGCTACAGGTTAAAG CTCCAGGTTCCTCCGTCGTCGGCATCACTGTGGGTGTCTGTGTGGTTCTGGTGCTGCTGATTGGAGGATTAACACTGATCTTCTACAGACTGAGATGCACCAAGACACAAG GCTCCACCTCCCCACCAAATATGACAACCATGGGAAATGTAAATGAA GTTTCTCACTCTGAGAAGATTAGAGACACCACATTAAATTCAGACCCCAGAGCAACTTCCAACTCATCCACTGACCCTCCTGTCCAGAATAGGTGCAGTGTGCAACAGTTACCTACCCTCACCCCGGAAGGCCTTGTGTACGCTACTGTGAGCTTCCAGGAAAACCCAGGTTCTTCCACTAATGCCAGAGTCAACATCAGTAAGGAGGAACCTGATACTGAGTATGCCACTGTCAATGTCCAGTAA